Part of the Candidatus Delongbacteria bacterium genome is shown below.
AGTTATATAATTGAAAACCCTAAGGATTATGTTTTTTCATCTTTGACTGCATCTATTTCTGGCGAACATGAATTTACATCTTCATCCAATGACGAATTGCATAAAGATGTTGGTATATTAGCTATTGATATGGAATCCAAACTAATAATTAACGATGGTCAACACCGCAGAGCCGCCATCGAAGAAGCCATAAAGTTAAACCCTAAACTGAGAGATGAAACGATCTCAATTGTCTTATTTATTGATGAAAACTTACTAAAATATCAGCAGATGTTTTCCGATTTAAATCAACACGCTGTAAACGTTTCAAATTCTATTGGCATTCTTTATGACCACAGAAGTCCAGAAGCACTCTTAACAAAATCTGTCATTGACAGCAATAATAATTTAAAGAAATATACCGATATGAGTAATTCAAGTTTGGCACAAAAATCCAACAAGTTATTTACCCTCAGTAACTTTCACAAAGCAAATCTTCGACTAACCAAAGGTATGGATATTGACAATCTTGAAATTCAGGATTTTTCAAAAAAATATTGGAGTACTCT
Proteins encoded:
- the dndB gene encoding DNA sulfur modification protein DndB, translated to MKYSYNFPAIRGTQAGKSYYSFMCPLGIIHKLFVFDDDEIPPEHRAQRVLNTKRIPEITSYIIENPKDYVFSSLTASISGEHEFTSSSNDELHKDVGILAIDMESKLIINDGQHRRAAIEEAIKLNPKLRDETISIVLFIDENLLKYQQMFSDLNQHAVNVSNSIGILYDHRSPEALLTKSVIDSNNNLKKYTDMSNSSLAQKSNKLFTLSNFHKANLRLTKGMDIDNLEIQDFSKKYWSTLAQEFNEWQMVFKGEVSPYYSRQSSIASYGVVLEALGTLGNYLYSRHKNSWESKLELLNTINWSRTSSENWFGRCIDTTGKIVKNQNAILLTLAQIKSSVKIELTEKEQRLDMTFRKEQQNDN